Proteins from a single region of Rhipicephalus sanguineus isolate Rsan-2018 chromosome 5, BIME_Rsan_1.4, whole genome shotgun sequence:
- the LOC119393110 gene encoding LOW QUALITY PROTEIN: putative nuclease HARBI1 (The sequence of the model RefSeq protein was modified relative to this genomic sequence to represent the inferred CDS: inserted 3 bases in 2 codons) yields the protein MAAIAPSTAAAYGAVSRLTSGRASPARFALFASGSFQTAVGDTVGVSQSSASRVVAEVTDALCSLAAEHIRFPATLRAANASAIAFSQIAQFPKVLGCIDGTHVQIKPPKDQEHVFRNRKGLYSINVQAICNAEGAITQLTSRWPGSTHDSXVWANCDLRRCFERGELPDGWLLGDSGYALEPWLLTPLRSAAGPAEQRYNAAHTRTRQVIERTFGILKGRFGACTNPXGVLQYSPSMCARIVVACAVLHNMCVRHGIGLDATDDDPVFDEGGDDPEPPRMQEDTAAGIAVRRRVIEAMHSLAVQT from the exons ATGGCTGCCATCGCTC CCTCGACTGCAGCGGCCTACGGCGCGGTCTCACGCCTTACCAGTGGACGTGCAAGTCCTGCTCGCTTTGCGCTTTTCGCAAGCGGGAGCTTCCAGACGGCGGTAGGGGACACGGTTGGCGTTAGCCAGTCGAGTGCGTCGCGCGTTGTGGCAGAAGTTACTGACGCCCTGTGCTCGCTCGCTGCGGAGCACATACGCTTCCCGGCGACACTGAGGGCTGCTAATGCTTccgccatcg CCTTCTCGCAGATCGCACAGTTCCCCAAGGTCCTGGGATGCATAGATGGCACACATGTGCAAATCAAGCCTCCTAAGGACCAGGAACACGTGTTCAGGAACAGGAAAGGCCTGTACTCGATCAATGTACAGGCTATCTGCAATGCTGAAGGTGCAATCACACAGCTGACGTCAAGGTGGCCCGGCAGCACTCACGACA TTGTTTGGGCCAACTGCGACCTGCGGAGGTGCTTCGAAAGAGGGGAATTGCCTGACGGCTGGTTGCTAG GTGACTCTGGGTATGCCTTAGAGCCATGGCTGCTCACCCCTCTAAGGTCTGCGGCTGGCCCAGCGGAGCAACGCTATAATGCAGCCCATACCCGGACGAGGCAGGTCATTGAGCGAACCTTTGGAATCCTCAAGGGACGCTTCGGTGCCTGCACCAATCC GGGTGTTCTGCAATATAGCCCATCAATGTGCGCCAGAATAGTGGTGGCATGTGCGGTGCTGCACAACATGTGTGTCCGGCATGGCATTGGCCTCGACGCTACTGATG ATGACCCTGTTTTCGACGAGGGCGGGGATGACCCTGAGCCACCACGCATGCAAGAAGACACAGCAGCTGGGATTGCCGTACGTCGCCGGGTTATCGAGGCCATGCATTCATTGGCTGTGCAGACG TAA